The segment AGGCGCGCGCCGACCTCGCCGCGGCCTGGGGCATCCGCTCCGTGCCGGCGAAGGCCGGACGCGACACGAGCGGCATCCTGCAGGCCGTCGCCAAGGGCCAGCTGCGCGCCCTCGTCGTGGGCGGCGTCGAGATCGACGACCTGGCCGACCCGGCGGCTGCACGTGCCGCCCTGGCCGGCGCCGACTTCGTCGTCAGCCTGGAGGTCCGCGAGAGCGAGGTCACCCGTGCTGCGCACGTGGTGCTGCCGGTGGCCCCGCCCGTGGAGAAGTCCGGCACCTTCGTCACCTGGGAAGGACGGCTGCGTCCGTTCGACACGGTGCTCCAGGTGCCCGGGTCCCTCACCGACGTGCGGGTGCTCGCCGGCATCGCCGAGGAGCTCGGCGCACCGCTCGGCTTCCGCACCACGACCGGCGCCATGCGCAGCATGCGGGAGCTGGGACCGTGGGACGGGTCCGGCGTCGCCGACCCCGACCTGGCAGCTCCCGAACCGTCGGCACCCGGGTCCGGCGAGGTCCTGCTGGCCACGTGGCGCCAGCTGGTCGACGACGGCCGGCTGCAGGACGGCCAGGAGCGCTACCGCGCCACCGCGCGACCGGCCGTGCTCAAGGCCTCGGTCGCGACCCTCGCCTCGGCCGGCGTCGAGCCGGGCGGCATCGCCACGATCGCGACCGACCTCGGCAGCGCCGCCTTCCCGACGCAGGTGGCCGACCTTCCCGACGGCGTCGTGTGGGCACCCGGCAACAACGGCGTCCACCTGCGCGGCGTCCTCGGCGCCGATCACGGCTCGGTCGTCCGCCTGAGCGCAGGAGGTGCCGCTCGTGAGTGAGCTGTTCGGCAACGAGCCGCTGTGGGTGGTGGCGCTCAAGGCGCTGCTGGTCTTCGTGATCCTCGTGGTCTACACGCTGTTCAACATCTGGTTCGAGCGTCGCGTCGTGGCGCGCATGCAGCACCGCGTCGGCCCGAACGTGCACGGCCCGTTCGGCCTGCTGCAGAGCCTCGCCGACGGCGTCAAGCTCGCGCTCAAGGAGGACATCGTCGTCAAGGCGGCCGACAAGGTCGTCTACGTGCTCGCGCCGATCCTCGCCACGATCCCGGCCTTCCTGGCCTGGGCGGTCATCCCGTTCGGTCCCGAGGTGCGGATCCCCTTCACCGACACCGTCACCCCGCTGCAGCTGACCGACATGCCCGTCGCCGTGCTGTACGTCCTGGCCGTCACGTCGATCGGCGTCTACGGCATCGTCCTGGCCGGCTGGTCCTCGGGCTCCACCTACTCCCTGCTCGGCGGTCTTCGCTCGAGCGCCCAGGTGATCTCCTACGAGGTCGCGATGGGGCTGAGCTTCGTGACGGTGTTCATCTACGCCGGCTCGATGTCGACGAGCGAGATCGTGGCCGCCCAGGAGGACCTGTGGTTCTTCGTGCCGCTGCTGCCGTCGTTCATCATCTACATCATCGCCATGGTCGGCGAGACGAACCGTGCGCCGTTCGACCTGCCGGAGGCCGAGGGCGAGCTGGTCGGCGGGTTCCACACCGAGTACTCGTCGCTGAAGTTCGCGCTGTTCTTCCTGGCCGAGTACATCAACATGGTCACCGTCTCGGCGCTGGCCACCACGCTGTTCCTCGGCGGCTGGCGCGCGCCGTTCGGCCTCGGCCAGATCAACGACGGCATGCTCAACGAGGGCTACTGGCCGGTGCTGTGGTTCCTCGGCAAGACGCTGGGCTTCATCTTCCTGTTCATCTGGCTGCGCGGCACCCTGCCCCGCATGCGCTACGACCAGTTCATGGCGTTCGGCTGGAAGGTGCTCATCCCCATCTCGCTGGCCTGGATCGTGGCCGTGATCGTCGTCCGCAAGGGCATGACCGACGGCACCTTCGACCGCCAGACGCTGTTCGTCGCGGCCGGGGTCGCCGCCGTGGTGCTGCTCGTCAGCCTGTTCATCCCCGAGCGGAAGAAGCCCGAACCCGTGCCGACCAGTGGAGCCGACGGCGCGTCCGCGTCCGACGACGAGGGCCCCGCTGCGGGGTACCCGACCCCGCCCATGCCCGAGCAGTCCTGGAACCGGAAGGAGGGCGTCCGACGATGAGTCAGCAGTCGAACGGCGGAGGCAGCCTGAAGGAGACGCTGTGGGACCCGATCGCCGGGTTCGGCGTCACGTTCCGCACGATGTTCAAGAAGCCCGTCACGCAGCAGTACCCCTTCGAGAAGGTGCCGACGGCGCCGCGCTTCCACGGCCGGCACCAGCTGAACCGCTGGCCCGACGGGCTCGAGAAGTGCGTGGGCTGCGAGCTGTGCGCCTGGGCGTGCCCGGCCGACGCGATCTACGTCGAGGGTGCCTCCAACGGCACGACCGACGACGAGCGCTTCAGCCCGGGGGAGCGGTACGGCCGCGTCTACCAGATCAACTACCTGCGTTGCATCCTGTGCGGCCTGTGCATCGAGGCGTGCCCCACGCGGGCCCTGACGATGACCAACGAGTACGAGCTGGCCGACAACAACCGCGAGGACCTCATCTACGAGAAGTCCGACCTGCTGGCACCCCTGCTTCCGGGCATGGTCGAGCCGCCGCACGGGATGCTGATCAGCGACGACCACCACGACTACTACGCGGGCAAGACCCTCCCGATCGTCGGCGTCACCAGCGGTGGCGCCACCACGGACGAGGAGCCGGGCGAGTGACCGCGTTCTGGATCATCGCGCCGATCGTGGTGGTGGCCGCCCTCGGGCTGGTCTTCGCGCGCAAGGCGGTGCACGCGGCGCTCAGCGTCGCGGTCGTCATGATCGGGCTGGCCGTGCTGTACGCCGCGCAGGGCGCCCCGTTCCTGTTCGCCGTGCAGATCATCGTCTACACCGGCGCGATCATGATGCTCTTCCTGTTCGTGCTGATGCTCGTGGGCGTGGACTCCTCGGAGTCGCTGACCGAGACCATCAAGGGCCAGCGGCTCGCCGCGTCGGTCGCCGGTCTCGGGTTCGGCCTCGTGCTCGTCACGGCCGTCGGCCAGACGGCCCTCGGCCCGGTCACCGGTCTCGGATCGGCCAACGAGAACGGCAACGTGTTCGGGCTCGCGGAGCTGATGTTCAGCCCCTACGTCGTGGCGATGCAGTTCACCGCCGCGCTGCTGGTCACCGCGGTGCTGGGCGCCATGGTGCTCGCGCACCGCGAGGCCCTGTCGCCCCGGCGCAGCCAGGGCGACATCGCCCGGGACCGGATGGCCGAGTACGCCGCCACCGGTCGCCACCCGGGAAACCCGCCGACGCCGGGCGTCTTCGCCCGCCACAACGCGGTCGACACCCCGGCCCCGCTGCCCGACGGCACCCCCGCCGACGACTCGGTCTCGCCGAGCATCGTCGCGCGCGGCCAGCTGCGTGACGGCTTCGACGACGACATCCACGCCGTCACCGACCAGCTCCGTGACGAGGACGAGGACGACGGAGAGCCCCGGCGGGGCTCCGGGGCCGCGGGTCGGGAGGACGAGTCGTGAACGAGTACCTGACGCTGTCGATGATCCTGTTCACCATCGGTGCGGTCGGCGTCCTCGTGCGCCGCAACGCGATCGTCGTCTTCATGTGCATCGAGCTCATGCTGAACGCGACCAACCTCGCCCTGGTCACCTTCGCCCGTCAGCACGGCAACCTCGACGGCCAGATCGCGGCGTTCTTCGTCATGGTCGTGGCCGCGGCGGAGGTCGTCATCGGCCTCGCCATCATCGTGTCCATCTACAGCACGCGTCGTACGACCTCGGTCGACGAGGCGAGCCTCCTGAAGCTCTGAAGGGGTAGGCGTGCTCGATCTCGTCTGGCTGCTCGTCGTGGTGCCGCTGGTCAGCGGCCTCGGCCTGCTCGTGTGGGGCAAGGAGGGCGACCGCGTCGGCCACCTCGTCGGCACGGCGGCCTCCGCGGCCTCGTTCGTCATCGGGCTGGTGGCCTTCGTCCAGCTCCTCGGTCGACCCGAGGACGACCGCTCGGTCGCCGACTCGCTGTTCACCTGGATCTCGGCCGGTCCGTTCAACGTCGAGATGGCCTACCGGTTCGACCCGCTGTCGGCGCTGTTCGTGCTGCTGATCACCGGCGTGGGCACGCTGATCCACGTCTACTCGATCGGCTACATGGAGCACGACGAGCGGCGCCGTCGGTTCTTCGCGTTCCTCAACATCTTCATCGCGGCGATGCTCACGCTCGTGCTCGCGGACGACTACCTGGTGCTGTTCCTGGGCTGGGAGGGCGTGGGCCTGGCCTCGTACCTGCTCATCGGGTTCTGGCAGCACAAGCCGTCGGCGGCCGCCGCGGCCAAGAAGGCCTTCGTGCTCAACCGCGTGGGCGACCTCGGCATGGCGCTCGCGATCATGCTGATGTTCGCGCAGTTCGGCACGTCGTCGATCCAGGCGGTCAACGGTGCGGTCGGCTCGGCGAGCGAGTCGGTCGCGACCGCGCTCGGCCTCCTCCTGCTCCTCGGCGCGTGCGGCAAGTCCGCCCAGGTGCCCCTGCAGGCCTGGCTGCTCGACGCCATGGAGGGCCCGACGCCCGTCTCGGCCCTCATCCACGCCGCCACGATGGTCACCGCCGGCGTCTACCTGGTGGTCCGCAGCAACGGGGTGTACGACGCGGCGCCCACGGCGCAGACGGCGGTCGTGGTCGTCGGCCTCGTCACGCTCCTGGCCGGTGCATGGATCGGCTGCGCGAAGGACGACATCAAGAAGGCGCTGGCCGGCTCGACCATGAGCCAGATCGGCTACATGATGCTGGCCGCCGGACTCGGCCCGGCGGGCTACGCCTTCGCGATCTTCCACCTCATCACCCACGGCTTCTTCAAGGCCAACATGTTCCTCGGGGCCGGCTCGGTGATGCACGGCATGGACGACGACGTCGACATGCGGCACTACGGCGCGCTCCAGCGAGCCATGCCCATCACCTTCGCGACGTTCGGCCTGGGCTACCTCGCCATCATCGGGTTCCCCGGGTTCTCCGGCTTCTTCTCCAAGGACAAGATCATCGAGGCGGCGTTCGGGCACTCGTTCTGGGTGGGCCTCGCGGCGCTGATCGGTGCCGGGGTCACGGCGTTCTACATGACCCGGCTCATGGTGATGACGTTCACCTCGCCGAAGCGCTGGCTCGACGACGTGCACCCGCACGAGTCGCCGCGCGTCATGACGGTGCCGCTCATGGTGCTGGCCGCCCTGTCGGTGCTCGGCGGCGTGCTGCTCCTCGGCGGCTGGATCGAGCACTGGCTCGAGCCGGTCGTCGGACCCACCGAGCACCACGAGCTCGCGGTTCCGGCGTGGGGCATGTCGATCATCGTGACGCTCGTCGTCGCGGTCGGCGTCGCCCTGGCCTGGCTCACCTACACGCGGGGCTCGTTCGGACGCGGCCCCATCACGCAGGTGGCGCCGTCCGACGGCGACGTCTCCCCCTTCACCCGCGCGGGCCGCCACGAGCTCTACGGCAACACCGTCAACGAC is part of the Aeromicrobium sp. Leaf245 genome and harbors:
- the nuoI gene encoding NADH-quinone oxidoreductase subunit NuoI, with amino-acid sequence MSQQSNGGGSLKETLWDPIAGFGVTFRTMFKKPVTQQYPFEKVPTAPRFHGRHQLNRWPDGLEKCVGCELCAWACPADAIYVEGASNGTTDDERFSPGERYGRVYQINYLRCILCGLCIEACPTRALTMTNEYELADNNREDLIYEKSDLLAPLLPGMVEPPHGMLISDDHHDYYAGKTLPIVGVTSGGATTDEEPGE
- the nuoL gene encoding NADH-quinone oxidoreductase subunit L produces the protein MLDLVWLLVVVPLVSGLGLLVWGKEGDRVGHLVGTAASAASFVIGLVAFVQLLGRPEDDRSVADSLFTWISAGPFNVEMAYRFDPLSALFVLLITGVGTLIHVYSIGYMEHDERRRRFFAFLNIFIAAMLTLVLADDYLVLFLGWEGVGLASYLLIGFWQHKPSAAAAAKKAFVLNRVGDLGMALAIMLMFAQFGTSSIQAVNGAVGSASESVATALGLLLLLGACGKSAQVPLQAWLLDAMEGPTPVSALIHAATMVTAGVYLVVRSNGVYDAAPTAQTAVVVVGLVTLLAGAWIGCAKDDIKKALAGSTMSQIGYMMLAAGLGPAGYAFAIFHLITHGFFKANMFLGAGSVMHGMDDDVDMRHYGALQRAMPITFATFGLGYLAIIGFPGFSGFFSKDKIIEAAFGHSFWVGLAALIGAGVTAFYMTRLMVMTFTSPKRWLDDVHPHESPRVMTVPLMVLAALSVLGGVLLLGGWIEHWLEPVVGPTEHHELAVPAWGMSIIVTLVVAVGVALAWLTYTRGSFGRGPITQVAPSDGDVSPFTRAGRHELYGNTVNDVLVVRPTSHLTRVLVYLDAKLVDGLVTGLADRLGDTSQFLRKPQTGYVRSYALSILVGSLVVVLALLAVTLA
- the nuoK gene encoding NADH-quinone oxidoreductase subunit NuoK; the protein is MILFTIGAVGVLVRRNAIVVFMCIELMLNATNLALVTFARQHGNLDGQIAAFFVMVVAAAEVVIGLAIIVSIYSTRRTTSVDEASLLKL
- a CDS encoding NADH-quinone oxidoreductase subunit J, which encodes MTAFWIIAPIVVVAALGLVFARKAVHAALSVAVVMIGLAVLYAAQGAPFLFAVQIIVYTGAIMMLFLFVLMLVGVDSSESLTETIKGQRLAASVAGLGFGLVLVTAVGQTALGPVTGLGSANENGNVFGLAELMFSPYVVAMQFTAALLVTAVLGAMVLAHREALSPRRSQGDIARDRMAEYAATGRHPGNPPTPGVFARHNAVDTPAPLPDGTPADDSVSPSIVARGQLRDGFDDDIHAVTDQLRDEDEDDGEPRRGSGAAGREDES
- the nuoH gene encoding NADH-quinone oxidoreductase subunit NuoH, with amino-acid sequence MSELFGNEPLWVVALKALLVFVILVVYTLFNIWFERRVVARMQHRVGPNVHGPFGLLQSLADGVKLALKEDIVVKAADKVVYVLAPILATIPAFLAWAVIPFGPEVRIPFTDTVTPLQLTDMPVAVLYVLAVTSIGVYGIVLAGWSSGSTYSLLGGLRSSAQVISYEVAMGLSFVTVFIYAGSMSTSEIVAAQEDLWFFVPLLPSFIIYIIAMVGETNRAPFDLPEAEGELVGGFHTEYSSLKFALFFLAEYINMVTVSALATTLFLGGWRAPFGLGQINDGMLNEGYWPVLWFLGKTLGFIFLFIWLRGTLPRMRYDQFMAFGWKVLIPISLAWIVAVIVVRKGMTDGTFDRQTLFVAAGVAAVVLLVSLFIPERKKPEPVPTSGADGASASDDEGPAAGYPTPPMPEQSWNRKEGVRR